From the genome of Mycobacterium dioxanotrophicus, one region includes:
- a CDS encoding PAS and ANTAR domain-containing protein produces MAPTENFELESATGVDERAAGDVDRAVLGGPPQRVGRFEYRYDTDAWTWSDAVARMHGYEPGEVQPTTELMLRHKHPDDLAHVKTLLGQAEAPFSSRHRIYTTTGEIRKVVVVGEAVSDESKRIVATRGLYVDVTGAVEDELQREVGDELRTIVADRAVIEQAKGMLMVAYAIDARAAFHLLRWRSQEANIKVRDIAREVVLKVPALLDLQPSGRGQIDHFLMSLADAGE; encoded by the coding sequence GTGGCCCCCACTGAGAATTTCGAGCTGGAATCGGCCACCGGCGTGGATGAGCGTGCTGCCGGTGACGTCGACAGGGCGGTCCTTGGAGGGCCGCCGCAGCGAGTCGGCAGATTCGAATACCGATACGACACGGATGCGTGGACGTGGTCCGACGCTGTTGCGCGGATGCACGGTTATGAGCCGGGAGAGGTGCAGCCGACCACGGAGCTGATGCTTCGCCACAAGCATCCCGACGACCTCGCTCACGTGAAGACCTTGCTGGGGCAAGCCGAAGCGCCGTTCAGCAGCCGCCACCGCATCTACACCACTACCGGAGAGATCCGCAAGGTCGTCGTGGTCGGGGAGGCGGTCTCGGACGAAAGCAAGCGGATTGTCGCGACACGGGGCCTGTATGTCGATGTCACCGGTGCGGTTGAGGACGAACTCCAACGCGAGGTCGGCGATGAGTTGCGCACGATCGTCGCCGACCGCGCGGTGATCGAACAAGCCAAAGGCATGCTGATGGTGGCCTACGCCATCGATGCTCGTGCTGCTTTTCACCTGCTGCGGTGGCGGTCGCAGGAAGCGAATATCAAGGTGCGCGACATCGCCCGTGAGGTTGTGTTGAAAGTGCCTGCGCTGCTGGATCTTCAACCGTCCGGACGCGGTCAGATCGACCACTTCCTGATGTCGCTTGCCGACGCCGGGGAGTGA
- a CDS encoding VOC family protein has product MAFPALNHVAVTVRDLAVSGPWYRALIGADPVLDERTDAGFHHLVWLLDGGTLFGIHQHDQPATDEQFSEFKLGLDHVSFGCAARSDLEGWETKLNELGIEHGGIVDAPYGSGLSFRDPDGIALEFFAPAG; this is encoded by the coding sequence ATGGCATTCCCTGCTCTCAACCATGTCGCTGTGACCGTGCGTGACCTCGCCGTCAGTGGGCCCTGGTATCGCGCATTGATCGGAGCCGACCCGGTGCTCGACGAACGCACCGACGCCGGGTTCCACCACCTCGTGTGGCTGCTCGACGGCGGCACCCTCTTCGGCATCCATCAACACGACCAACCGGCCACCGACGAGCAGTTCAGCGAGTTCAAGCTCGGGTTGGACCACGTCAGCTTCGGTTGCGCCGCACGATCCGATCTCGAGGGCTGGGAAACCAAACTCAACGAATTGGGCATCGAACACGGCGGCATCGTCGACGCGCCGTACGGCTCGGGCTTGAGTTTCCGCGATCCTGACGGCATCGCATTGGAATTTTTCGCGCCTGCCGGTTAG
- a CDS encoding oxygenase MpaB family protein has protein sequence MRLGPPRRPRRVVDLLNPAAVLLPAANVIMQLSSPGVGYGVLESPVDSGNVYKHPFKRARTTGTYLAAATLGTDADRALIRAEVDKVHALVRSKTSSPVSYNAFDPKLQLWVAACLYRYYIDMHEFLYGPLDDASADAIYADARRLGTTLQVRDGMWPADRQAFDEYWKRSLDGLRIDPPVREHLHGVAAMAFLPAPLRLLAGPFNLFATTGFLPQAFRDHMQLAWTAEQQRRFELLLTGLRVADRVIPRDVWVFLYRLYLWDMRSRARRGRRVV, from the coding sequence ATGAGGCTGGGTCCGCCGCGACGGCCGCGCAGGGTGGTCGATCTGCTCAACCCCGCTGCGGTGCTGCTGCCCGCGGCCAACGTCATCATGCAACTGTCCTCGCCAGGAGTCGGGTACGGCGTGCTGGAGAGCCCCGTGGACAGCGGCAACGTGTACAAGCACCCGTTCAAGCGGGCTCGCACTACCGGCACCTATCTGGCCGCGGCCACCCTCGGCACCGACGCGGACCGCGCACTGATCCGCGCCGAGGTCGACAAGGTCCATGCGTTGGTGCGCTCGAAAACATCAAGTCCGGTGTCCTACAACGCTTTCGACCCCAAGCTGCAGTTGTGGGTGGCGGCCTGCCTGTACCGGTACTACATCGACATGCACGAGTTCCTCTACGGTCCGCTCGACGACGCGTCGGCCGACGCGATCTACGCCGACGCCCGCAGGCTCGGCACCACCCTGCAGGTCCGCGACGGCATGTGGCCCGCGGACCGGCAGGCCTTCGACGAGTACTGGAAACGGTCACTGGACGGTCTTCGCATCGACCCGCCGGTCCGGGAGCACCTGCACGGGGTGGCCGCGATGGCGTTCCTGCCCGCGCCGCTGCGGTTGCTGGCGGGCCCGTTCAACCTGTTTGCCACCACAGGGTTTCTTCCGCAGGCATTCCGCGACCACATGCAATTGGCCTGGACGGCCGAACAGCAGCGCCGATTCGAGCTGCTGCTGACCGGCCTGCGGGTCGCCGATCGGGTCATCCCTCGCGATGTGTGGGTTTTCTTGTACCGGCTCTACCTCTGGGACATGCGTTCCCGGGCCCGCCGGGGCCGGCGTGTGGTATGA
- a CDS encoding cobalamin biosynthesis protein: MFAPTCHGRAAGIAAGYLADLLLGDPRRGHPVAGFGTVAARLERLTYADSRRAGLRHTGLLLSGLWLLGMLAGRRGRIWVTAAATFTTLGGTSLNRVGGQMADLLAAGDIDGARRLLPSLCGRDPAALDAAGIARATVESLAENTSDAQVAPMFWAAVAGVPGVLVYRGANTLDAMIGHRSPRYERFGWAAARFDDLLNYIPARLTGILVAACAPAVDGSATAALRAWRNDAARHPSPNAGVAEASFAGALGVRLGGPTQYAHRLEIRPTLGDGRIPEVADLDRAVRLSRAVQAGSALVAVVVSALSAACRTGRRASPRW, encoded by the coding sequence GTGTTTGCACCGACGTGTCACGGCCGGGCTGCCGGCATCGCCGCCGGGTACCTCGCCGATCTGCTGCTGGGTGACCCGCGGCGTGGCCACCCGGTTGCCGGTTTCGGAACCGTCGCGGCGCGGTTGGAGCGACTGACCTACGCGGACAGCCGCCGGGCGGGACTGCGGCATACCGGGCTGCTGCTGAGCGGCCTGTGGCTGCTGGGCATGCTGGCAGGGCGGCGCGGCCGGATCTGGGTGACGGCCGCTGCGACGTTCACCACCCTGGGGGGCACGTCGCTGAACCGCGTGGGCGGGCAGATGGCGGATCTGCTCGCCGCCGGCGACATCGACGGGGCGCGCCGGCTACTGCCGTCGTTGTGCGGGCGGGACCCGGCGGCGCTGGACGCGGCGGGCATCGCGCGTGCGACGGTGGAATCGTTGGCGGAGAACACGTCCGACGCGCAGGTGGCGCCGATGTTCTGGGCTGCCGTGGCGGGAGTGCCGGGTGTGCTGGTGTACCGCGGCGCCAACACGCTCGACGCGATGATCGGGCACCGGTCGCCGCGCTACGAGCGGTTCGGTTGGGCGGCAGCACGATTCGACGATCTGCTCAATTACATTCCGGCCCGGTTGACGGGGATCCTGGTGGCGGCGTGCGCACCCGCGGTGGATGGCTCTGCGACGGCGGCGCTTCGTGCCTGGCGCAACGACGCCGCGCGTCATCCCAGCCCGAACGCCGGGGTCGCGGAGGCCTCGTTCGCCGGGGCGCTGGGGGTGCGCCTCGGTGGCCCGACGCAGTATGCCCATCGGTTGGAGATCCGGCCCACGCTGGGCGACGGGCGGATTCCCGAGGTCGCCGATCTGGACCGCGCGGTGCGGCTCTCGCGGGCCGTGCAGGCCGGTTCCGCGCTGGTCGCCGTGGTGGTGTCGGCGCTCAGCGCCGCTTGCCGTACCGGTCGGCGAGCTTCTCCTCGGTGGTGA
- a CDS encoding SURF1 family cytochrome oxidase biogenesis protein, translating to MRRLGFLLRPQWLALFVVVMAFAYLCFTVLAPWQLGKNTRTSRENNQIASSLKAEPVAVKNLLPHQDSSAPDEQWQRVTATGHYLPEAQVLARLRVVDGDPAYEVLTPFAVDGGPTVLVNRGYVRPQQGTSVPPIPDAPRNQVTITARLRDSEAVVSGKEPFRADGAQQVYSISTSQIATVTGVPLAGSYLQLVEDQPGGLGVIPLPHLDAGPFLSYGIQWIAFGIVAPIGLGYFVFAEIKQRRAERASRPATPAAPLTTEEKLADRYGKRR from the coding sequence ATGCGCAGACTCGGGTTCCTGCTCAGGCCACAGTGGCTGGCGCTGTTCGTCGTGGTGATGGCGTTCGCCTATCTGTGTTTCACCGTGCTGGCGCCGTGGCAGCTGGGCAAGAACACCAGGACATCGCGGGAGAACAACCAGATCGCGTCCTCGCTGAAGGCCGAGCCGGTTGCGGTGAAAAACCTTCTGCCGCATCAGGATTCGAGTGCTCCCGACGAACAGTGGCAGCGGGTCACCGCCACCGGACACTACCTGCCCGAAGCTCAGGTCCTGGCCCGGCTCCGCGTCGTCGACGGTGACCCCGCATACGAGGTGCTGACACCGTTCGCCGTCGACGGCGGCCCCACCGTGCTCGTCAACCGTGGCTATGTCCGACCTCAGCAGGGCACCTCGGTGCCGCCGATCCCGGACGCACCCCGCAACCAGGTGACCATCACTGCCCGGCTGCGGGATTCCGAGGCGGTGGTCAGCGGCAAGGAGCCCTTCCGTGCCGACGGCGCCCAGCAGGTCTACTCGATCAGCACCTCACAGATCGCCACCGTGACCGGCGTGCCGCTGGCCGGCTCGTATCTGCAGCTGGTGGAGGACCAGCCCGGTGGTCTTGGTGTCATTCCGCTGCCCCACCTCGACGCCGGACCGTTCCTGTCGTATGGGATCCAATGGATCGCGTTCGGCATCGTCGCCCCGATCGGGTTGGGCTACTTCGTCTTTGCCGAGATCAAGCAGCGGCGCGCCGAACGCGCGTCCCGCCCGGCGACCCCGGCCGCTCCGCTCACCACCGAGGAGAAGCTCGCCGACCGGTACGGCAAGCGGCGCTGA
- a CDS encoding low molecular weight protein-tyrosine-phosphatase: MSERRAGAQRPGNRHSLHVTFVCSGNICRSPMAEKMFAHQISQRGLADRVRVSSAGTGNWHAGDGADHRACRVLRAHGYPTDHRAAQMNADHLGADLVIALGRNHARILTEHGVDAHRLRMLRSFDPRSAAHTPDVEDPYYGSQTDFEEVLAVIEASLPGLHDWVDAALAERESPR, encoded by the coding sequence CATGTCACGTTCGTATGCTCGGGCAACATCTGCCGGTCGCCGATGGCCGAGAAGATGTTCGCCCACCAGATCAGCCAACGCGGCCTGGCCGACCGGGTGCGGGTGAGCAGTGCAGGTACCGGCAACTGGCACGCCGGGGACGGCGCGGACCACCGCGCCTGCCGGGTGCTGCGCGCGCACGGGTATCCCACCGACCACCGCGCCGCGCAGATGAACGCCGATCACCTGGGCGCCGATCTGGTCATCGCGCTGGGCCGCAACCATGCCCGGATCCTGACCGAGCACGGCGTCGACGCCCATCGGTTGCGGATGCTTCGGTCGTTCGACCCGCGCTCGGCGGCCCACACGCCCGATGTCGAGGACCCCTACTACGGGTCCCAGACTGATTTCGAAGAAGTCTTGGCCGTCATCGAGGCATCGCTGCCGGGACTGCACGACTGGGTCGACGCTGCCCTGGCCGAGCGAGAAAGCCCGCGCTGA